Proteins encoded together in one Musa acuminata AAA Group cultivar baxijiao chromosome BXJ3-6, Cavendish_Baxijiao_AAA, whole genome shotgun sequence window:
- the LOC135641674 gene encoding uncharacterized protein LOC135641674: MLRFRNFFCRSKLAATVIWISVSVLVYLAFRISLESSDPSRALVTSSDSESRMSILERRKILYDKMAKDLDEHGAAFLKHGETSQSLSISDLFEQKNDSVTPVLKMADPPVRATVLHLNSEHSIPISEAVREIFLPYFNGVIWFQNVSIYHSSMFHASHHITPVTATDDEIEDEANTVRGVAEVLCPLKIVLDRVVLTSTGVLLGCWQVTSGTDPAVIRAKLRDALPRAPKKQLYDSVLLHTSFARLLGRPKILLEKLETPSNQLQLFHELVSQLNKKLQGFEATMSELWFVEEYDVLALALNGRMKTRRFPLSCTGN, from the exons ATGTTGAGGTTCCGAAATTTCTTCTGCCGATCGAAGCTCGCCGCCACCGTTATCTGGATCTCCGTTTCCGTCCTTGTCTACCTCGCGTTTCGAATCTCCCTGGAGAGCTCCGATCCCTCCCGGGCGCTCGTCACATCCTCCGATTCCG AGTCTAGGATGTCGATCTTGGAGCGGCGGAAGATTTTGTATGATAAGATGGCTAAGGACTTGGATGAGCACGGCGCAGCATTCTTGAAGCACGGAGAGACTTCACAGTCACTGTCGATTTCAGATCTATTTGAGCAGAAAAATGATTCTGTTACTCCGGTGCTGAAG ATGGCGGACCCTCCTGTTCGGGCAACGGTGCTTCACTTGAACAGTGAACACTCAATACCAATTTC GGAAGCAGTTAGAGAGATATTTCTTCCCTATTTTAACGGAG TTATCTGGTTTCAAAATGTGAGCATATACCACTCGAGCATGTTTCACGCATCCCATCATATCACACCTGTAACTGCAACCGATGATGAG ATTGAAGATGAGGCAAACACTGTAAGAGGTGTTGCAGAAGTTCTGTGCCCTCTGAAAATTGTCTTGGATAGAGTCGTGTTGACATCGACAGGTGTGCTACTGGGATGCTGGCAG GTGACCTCTGGTACTGATCCCGCTGTTATTCGGGCTAAACTGAGAGACGCCCTTCCACGTGCACCTAAAAAGCAACTG TATGATTCCGTTCTACTTCATACTTCATTTGCAAGACTTCTTGGACGTCCTAAAATCTTATTGGAG AAGCTGGAAACACCTTCTAATCAACTCCAGTTGTTTCATGAGCTTGTTTCGCAGCTTAACAAGAAGCTTCAAGGTTTTGAG GCGACCATGTCTGAGCTCTGGTTTGTGGAAGAATATGATGTGCTGGCACTGGCATTGAATGGAAGAATGAAGACAAGGAGATTTCCTCTTAGTTGCACAGGAAATTAA